GTTAGCAGACCAAGATACGGGGATCAGGCACAGGATACCACCGACGATGAAGAACACCCCCGCAGCAATGGCTACCTTGCTCTTGGCCTCCTCATCTTCAATGCAGTTGGTGCATTTTCCCCCTGCGAGGGTAAGCAGGAGTCCCATCAAGACGACCAGGATGGAGATCACAACCAAGGCCCGGGCCGCCTGCAAATCAGAGGGGAGGGCCAGCATGGAGTCATAGACCTTGCACTGCATCTGTCCAGTGCTCTGCATCACACAGTTCATCCACAGGCCCTCCCAAAAGGTCTGCGCTGTTACTATGTTGCTCCCGATGAAAGCAGACACCTTCCACATGGGTAGGGTGCAGATGATGATATCTCCCAGGAAGCCAATGATCGCCAGAAAGCTGCCCAAAATCTGGAGACCTGCAGACGACATAATGTTTGTCTCACACTGAGCAGaatcaacaatgaaaaagaTTGCAGCTCTCACCTGCAGCTTTTATACCCACATGGTAGGCTGTGGTCTCGCCTGATTGGCTGTTTAAAATTGTTCAAATTGAAAACACCTGTGGTCATTAAATTAGCCCTATATTGCCAACCACATCTCcatgttatatttttttatttaaaatattcttttaatatatatttttctcttattttttcTCTAGATTTGTGACATTTGAATAAAGCATACTCAAAACATGGAGAAATGTCTCAGGTAcatttgtgatttttgtttaaattgcaTGGATCAGTGTAATCGTTagtgttattagtaacacctgtgtttaacctactatgacaagtcaaaaatgtaTGCTGTGAGAAAGGCCTTtagaaggtaaaaaaaaaaaatcccacaatGAAGTTGGTTAACAGAAGTCTGGGAAATCCAGAAAGTAGTCTGATAACTTCAAggtctttaaatgtttttgaaatgtgGAACAGTTTAGGAAAATATTGAGATAGTAGCTATATGTGGAAGAAGTATCGACCGAGGACAATgtacaacatttacatttataggataagatagactttatttatttattttatttcaggtttatttaacagggacaatgcacactaattcaattcaattcaattttatttatagtatcaaatcataacacgagttatctcgagacactttagaGATAGAGTCCCCTCCCTGTTGATCTTTttatagagtaggtctagaccacactctataatttacaaagccccaacaattacagtaattccctcaagagcaagcagtccgacagtggcgaggaaaaactccctcttgggaagaaacctcggacagacccaggctcttggtaggcggtgtctgacgggccggttggggatgcaatgaacagtggcagtaatagtcacattaataatggaacagtgacttcaaatggtagttgtagtagttaatgtcatatcagggcgctgcagggctttacaggatgtagcatggCCCAGcggagcatggatggacgtagcatgacattgcagggcaccgcagagcttagcaggcagtgcagcaggaccacggcgacagctgcaaccaggatcttggtgccaacgttctccaaggaaatacgctgggtgaaaaaacataaggactatgatctcttttcttagttcttgtgagaacacgcactgcagcattctggatcagctggagagtcttaagggacttatttgagcaacatgacagtagggaattacaatagtccagcctggaagtaacaaatgcatggactagtttttcagcatcgttttgagacaggatattcctaattttggcaatgttacgaagatgaaaaaaggctgttcttgaggtttgttttagatgggcgttaaacgtacaatatgtaactttctgccgctaggggtctctcaaccaaaacaatggatggtaaaactggacttttgatgacgttgggaagttgcgtggaattatgggagtttttaatgtgtttttatatatgtcaatgtgttaaacaccttcgctgccggttagaatgcatcagttcacggacgagtttacccattcaagtttattcacgttacgtttagtaacgtttattcatggtACTGTAAtacaatagctgcagtttccccaacataattagaGCTACGTTTTTCTTgagtagatttttatttgtagctgaccatttagctagtgagccagcaagctaacagtagccagcagctaaaacacaaaatatttcacatatcaatgtcaccttttggatggtttcaacaccggggcggacagggtttgttgtaacgctagctagctactactactactactaaacgaggctgagagacgggtgtgggtggggattgtcagGGAAATCTCTGCGACGGCGACCCAGGACGtttgatgcctgttgtgcagcagcagaacatctcccagctgcccggaattatctcccattcacttttcagtaatcttaacttttcgttttggtgcttaacccaccttttgtcgggttaatttagctaacagtgtaaagacagctaaacgcgaaggggggagaaattcggcagggaggagattttcggcacatacaccggtagcgctacggagatgtagctaccgctatggatggccgctgttgtgacttggtgctgggtctgatatagtctgtttcccgacgtttaattaaactgacgttagcgtcgtaagcaccaggcactggagataagttctggccggtgggggttgctgtaatgaaagtagctggctaatagctgactgggggctaacggtaactagctagctatatgtcccagggctgttgtcagctgtcatcccgactgagtctctctgcgccgggggagtgaggcagacagaccggggtgtgctagctggctaaattagcattagattaatcgtctatctatacagctaacgttaacgttactagtgaagttattcgtgggttagctcagtcctgttagctgtggtcgaaacagtcatactaaaaataactattagcgtgttgaacgatgttgtaacctcataatgttaccaaaGATATTCTAATAgatacccacaaagctttagcatcaacgttagcacattgtagtaacgttaagctggtattgatattgaacttacaaaataaataaggtctctgttgtattactgtgatacaaaatgatgctgtatggcaaaaaaaaagcagtattacggttacaagtattttttttctgtgacattgtatgatttacaattactccttaacgtatcatcttggtgccagtgttctgacggaagttggAGTAACttgagggtgaaaggttatatgacgccactgacgggcgactaaaggaaacgtgctgtgtctgaaaataaaataacagatttctctgggtttgacatttggtggaaacattttggatagtgtaagaacacaactcataaaaatatataacataagaatggtcgtttttagacattttaaagcagaaatgttacatattgtacctttaaaggatatatcctgataaaaaataacccctagatttctgacagtagtgctggaggccagggcaataccatccagagcagctatgtctttagataatgaggtccGGAGgagtttagggcccagcacaataacttcagttttgttcgagtttaacatcagaaaattataggtcatccaggattttatatctttaatgcacactaacaatacataaaaaagatttacagtgtgccagaattagccaacaggctattttacatctgctgtccctGGACAGATCGTACAATGTCACACCTAAAAAGATAAAAGGAATATAATAGTACATATAAGTTTAGTCCAATACAAGTAAAATTGATTGTAAATGTAATAAGAAATGATCACGCATATAAACATAAACAGTTGGTCAAtatcatcaacacacacacaagccacacTGTCAGTCCAACAACCTCCTCGGTACAGCACAAGTGACACAAACAGGCAGGAAAGACAAGATAGCAAGAATTTGTAACTACATGTAACGTTGACAGTCCTGATTACCTGTTAGCCACTTCTTTAAGTTAAATTTAAAAGAAACATAAGTTTTAAAATTCCTAATGTGAGTTGGAATGAGGTTCCATTCACGAGCAGCCCTGACTGCAAAAGCTGTTTGGCCGAATGCACTTTTCCTCAACGGAACAATGCAGTCACCTCTTGCTGCACTCCTTGTGGATCTGTAAGCATATGGTACTGCGTTTGATTCCATCGTTCTAGTTACAAAAACCACCATTGTGCAATGCTTATAAAATTCAGTAAGTCACAAAAATGAGAACTTTGAGTAAATTAGGTTATTTTGAGTACACAGGATTGTGCTGCGTGTTATTGGAGACAAGACCACCTGTGCTTCTCCTATATCCAAATGTCTGTGAAATACCTTCTGCATCAGTTGCAAACACTTCATATGGATAGTCATTGCAAATTTCAGACAACCCAGACTAACATTTTTAAGATCGGTGACTTTTTCACCCACTATTTAGGTTGGGGcttttcaaagtcttgactgaaCATTGAGGCAATGCGGATCAGCCCATACCTCGTGTTaagttattttgaaaaaaataagacattGAATACACAGTAGTGGTGTAACAGACCGTAGTTGATCCGTACAGCTCCCCCCTGCGTGGAAGGGGCACTGCTGATGTATGGGCACATTTCCTAGGCAATAGGGTTCTCTACGCCCTGGTGACAGACTGGAGGTTGTAGTGACTGGTTTGGGATGGGAGAGGGAGTGAGGTGTAAAATTTCTAATTGAAGAAAGACTCACTTAAAACTGAAATTTGGTTTTTACATAGTTAAAGGTTACTGAAAAATATACCATTAAAGGTGCTCCAAGTGATGTGAAGCATTcaggcaacattttttgtcacatacaaacatctcctcactatctgctagctgcctgtcccctgaacacaaaataaatgggtctctgaagacagctcaggctccacaaactgCACCAACCTGACCCACAAACCATAACAGTGGTTCAGCCAACAacaaggagctggttgagccatcactgcagcagtgttagcatgtaggctacttccacaatgtgtATTCATGAATCAACCATCCCCTTGTTAGTTATTGGCTGGGACAGTTCTAGTTTGTTGTACAAGTTGGCACAGtttggagcctgggctgtctacagtgAAGTGTTGATGGGACTGGCATCTAGCAAAAAGTGAGGAGAGGTTCGCTGTATGGGACAACAATGTTgtagccttaaaaaaaaaaaaaaaaccaaacacttAAGACACCTTTAAGTTTGGCTACAAGAGTTTACCAGGGAAACCGGCCTATTCAGTTGAAAGGTGGGTTGCTTACCAGTCATTTCAGACCATACATATACAGCTCTGATGTACATTTGAGTAATACATCTGACAACCCATTTACACCAGCCATGCAGTTGCTGCTGGACGTTTCatttacaaaacattttaactttACCAACTAGGTAGAACTCAGCTAAGACTTTGTGACGACCAAACCACCATCTTAAACTTTTGTAGCCTTCACTTTGAAGAAGAGTTCAAGAAACCCACACAGAAGAGCTATAGTGAtcatataaaaacatttaattaaaataatcagtTAAACACCTTGAAATCATAAAGACATAAAACAttacttttaaaagtaaaatccaTTTAAGAGCAAGACAAGGatgaagacattttaaacataGGCTCCTCCACTGGCTGCTGTGCGTGGGGCAGAATATTTGACAGAGTATCCGCTATCCTTACGCTGCGGACACTGGCAACAGAGTAGAGCTCCTCCAATCAACAGGAGTCCTGCTGATCCCCAACCGATGAACAGGGACGCTCCGAGCTCCCGCCTCTGTGGGTCGCTCAAAATGGGGTTGTAGAAGTTACTGATGACCGTGTTAGCAGACCAAGATACAGGGATCAGGCACAGGATACCACCGACGATGAAGAACACCCCCGCAGCAATGGCTACCTTGCTCTTGGCCTCCTCATCTTCAATGCAGTTGGTGCATTTTCCCCCTGCGAGGGTAAGCAGGAGTCCCATCAAGACGACCAGGATGGAGATCACAACCAAGGCCCGGGCCGCCTGCAAATCAGAGGGGAGGGCCAGCATGGAGTCGTAGACCTTGCACTGCATCTGTCCAGTGCTCTGCATCACACAGTTCATCCACAGGCCCTCCCAAAAGGTCTGCGCTGTTACTATGTTGCTCCCGATGAAAGCAGACACCTTCCACATGGGTAGGGTGCAGATGATGATATCTCCCAGGAAGCCAATGATTGCCAGAAAGCTGCCCAAAATCTGGAGACCTGCAGACGACATAATGTTTGTCTCTCACTGAGcaaaatcaacaatgaaaaagaTTTCAGCTCTCACCTGCAGCTTTTATACCCACATGTTAGGCTGTGGTCTCGCCTGATTGGCTGTTCCAAATTGTTCAAATTGAAAACACCTGTGGTCATTAAATTAGCCCCATGTTGTCAATGATTTGAGTTGGGAAGGATTTATGGGGGATTTAAGCTGTCCACATATCAAATGTTTCGCTCCAAATCAAAATATAAAGTGTATCAATCAATTCTAAAATACCATCACTAATTCACttccatgttttatttgttaatctgaaatattcttttatttttatttttattattttgtgctCTTGAGTGGTGACATTTGAAAACTCAATTTAAGCATACACAAAACATGGAGAGATGTCACAGGTACATttgtgacttttgtttaaagtgCATACTTTTGCATTTACAAGTCTGGCCTTTATCTGAACCATGAGCAGAAATAAGACATGGAATGATGTATTTTCACATTTATGTTCACTGCCTAGGTGCAACATTCTGCAATATGTAGCCTAAcaacaatatataaatattttcctgttttacattttgaatagTTTATTGATGTCTGTGTTCTGACATGTTCTTCTTTTCTCAGGCCAGCAATAAAGCTGAGTGATTCCACCTGTGCTGATTAGCCAGTGAACACTCCCCTAGGCCTGTGGCCTCCACTTCTAGGCCTTCAGCAAAGTTGtaagggttttattttttctagtAAGCCATTTTTGAAAGTGAGCCTTACCAAGAAGCTCCATACTAAGTGAACACAGTACAACACCAACATGACCTAAACGGAACCTGAGGCTGGAAAATCTCGATCAAAAACTGGAGATTAAAAAGATCAAATTAGAGATTGGGCAACTGGAGTATGAGACAGTATTACAGTAAATGGTACTTTATTTTGTTAAGCATGATTGGCATAGTATACTTacaacttttgttttcttttcttttccccagcgaaagcagacatttttaataaacaaGTGAAACGTATCCTGTGATTAGTTTTATTTGttgcataaaaaaaattgttcagTGATGGCCTGTCTGCTGGCTGTGCCAGTGGGGTGGTCGAGGGTGATGGGGTCCACAATGTCAGGTGGCACATGAAgggctctctttttttctcatagTGGCAATGCTGTGGAGCACCACACATGCTGAAGTTATTTCAAAAGCCCGCGGACTTGAAGAACCCCTTAAGGTCATCTCTAACCTGACCCTACGTTTACCCAAGGACTACATTGAAATGTCTTTGTGCTGGTGTCTCTGGGTCAGGACAGGGGGTCACCAAGTGGGCTACCATGTGCGTGGGTGTCCCCTTCCCCCCAGTAGAAGTCAAAACGCCATGTTCATAAAAGGAGAGGGACATTGATTGATCAGTGTCACAATTAATAATTGTGTATATTTTCCATACCTTGCCTATGACTCAGTGATTTCTCGGAAAATGAAATGCGTGAATCATCAACCGAGCCAGGCCATCTCTCATCCACACAACTGCAAAGGCACTTCAGGTTAATTTTACAATGAAAGCACTGAAACAAAGGTGCCAGTGAAGGCCTCTTAAAGTCTGTGCTGTATGTGACTATTTCTTACAAATGGGCAAAGTCTGCTGTGTAGCACTTTTGCAAACTTTAGTGTACCTGCATGCAACATGCATATGTGCCACCAATCACCTGACAGTTTAGTACAAATACTTTACCTAAACATCCAAAATCACATTCATGTTCCTAAGGCTCCAGTGATGGGTATGTGGGTGCAATCTACTGCACCTATGACTTTAGGGAACCCATATGAAGGAATTATACCACATACAACTAAACATCATACTGATTAATAATTAAGTGAACTATTAGTGTATGCTACATttgatttaacccttgtgttgtctgtcGGGTCACAGGGACCCGTTGAGTTCATTTGACTTTTTGCATTGGCCTTCGGGTATCCGGGACCCAtgcttgttttcatttcatgtcaGGTCTAccaccgcggccctggccttcggatCTCTGGGACCCGTCCCGTATTCAATCGTATTCCTCTACCGCCCCGCCTCGGCCTTGGTCTCTGGGACCCGTCCGTATTCAATCGTATTCCTCTACCACCGCGGCctcggccttcgggtctctgggaCCCGTACGTTATTCAATCGTATTCCTCTACCGCCGTGGCctcggccttcgggtctctgggaCCCGTCCCGTATTCAATAGTTTTTCTATACCACCGCGGCctcggccttcgggtctctgggaCCCGTACCGTATTCAATCGTATTCCTCCACCGCCgtggctctggccttcgggtctctgggaCCCGTCCCGTATTCAATCGTATTCCTCTACCGCCgtggctctggcctttgggtctctcgaACCCGTACGTTATTCAATCGTATTCCTCTACCGCCGCGGCCTCGGCCTTCGGGTCTCCGGGACCCGTCACGTATTCAATCGTATGTCTCTACCGCCGCGGCTCTGgcccttcgggtctctcggacccatacgttattcaatggcatttctgtactgccgcagctctggcccttcgggtctctcggacccatacgttattcaatagTATTTCTGTactaccgcggctctggcccTTCGGGTCCCCgagacccatacgttattcaatcgtATTCCTATACTACCGCGGCctcggccttcgggtctctcagACCCGTCCAGTATTCACTCGTATTCCTATACTACCGCAGATCTGGCCCTTCGGGTCTcgcggacccatacgttattccatgTTTTTTCTCCACTACcgcagctctggccttcgggtctctcggacccatacgttattcaatggtaattctctactgccgcggctctggcccttcgggtctctcggacccatacattattcaatggtaattcTCTGCTGCCGCGGCCTCGGctttcgggtctctcggacccgtCCCGTAtccaatggtatttctctactgccgcggctctggccCTTCGGGCCTcgcggacccatacgttattccatgTTTTTTCTCCactaccgcggctctggccttcgggtctctcggacccatacgttattcaatggtaattctctactgccgcggctctggccCTTCGGGTCTcgcggacccatacgttattcaatggtattccTGTAGTGCCGCAGCTCTGgcccttcgggtctctcggacccatacgttgttcaatggtatttctgtagTGCCGCGGTTCTGGctttcgggtctctcggacccatacgttattccatggtatttctctactgccgcGGCTCTGACcctcgggtctctcggacccatacgttattccatggtatttctctactgccgcggctctggccttcgggtctctcggacccatacgttgttcaatggtatttctgtagtgccgcggctctggccttcgggtctcggggacccatacgttattcaatggtatttctgtactgccgcggctctggctttcgggtctctcggactcATACGTTGTTCAATGGTAATTCTGTAGTGCCgaggctctggccttcgggtctcgggGACCCATACGttgttcaatggtatttctgtactgccgcggctctggccttcgggtctctcggacccatacgttgtTCAATGGTAATTCTGTAGTGCCGCGGCTCTGGCTTTCGGGTCTTGGGAACCCATACGttgttcaatggtatttctgtactgccgcggctctggccttcgggtctctcggacccatacgttgtTCAATGGTAATTCTGTAgtgccgcggctctggccttcgggtcttgggaacccatacgttattcaatggtgtTTCTGTAGTGCCGCGGCTCTGGctttcgggtctctcggacccatacgttattccatggtatttctctactaccgcggctctggccttcgggtctctcggacccatacgttattcaatggtaattctgtactgccgcggctctggccttcgggtctctcggacccatacgttattcaatggtaattcTCTACTGCCGCGGCTCTGGCTTTCGGGtttctcggacccatacgttattcaatggtatttctgtagtgccgcggctctggccttcgggtctctcggacccatacgttattccatggtatttctgtagtgctgcggctctggccttcgggtctctcggacccatacgttattcaatggtaattctgtactgccgcggctctggccttcgggtctctcggacccatacgttattccatggtaattctctactgccgcggctctggccttcgggtctctcggacccatacgttattccatggTAATTCTCTACTGCCGTGGCTCTGgcccttcgggtctctcggacccatacgttattccatggtaattctctactgccgcggctctggcccttcgggtctctcggacccatacgttgtTCCATGGTAATTCTGTactgccgcggctctggccttcgggtctctcggacccatacgttattcaatggtaattcTCTACTGCTGCGGCTCTGgcccttcgggtctctcggacccatacgttattccatggtatttctgtaGTGCCGCGGCTCTGGCCGTTCGGGTCTcggggacccatacgttattcaatggtaattcTCTACTGCCGAGGCTCTGGctttcgggtctctcggacccatacgttgtTCAATGGTAATTCTGTAGtgccgcagctctggccttcgggtctctcggaccctgGCCAGTATTCAACATCCAAGGCTTTACCTTGTCCTACTAATACACTTTTattatatgcacacacacacacacacacacacacacacacacacacacacacacattctctgtaCACATTTGTCTTGTTGTTTTTCATCTTTGCTTCTGCTTTTGGACTTTTGTACGACTTTTTGTACTTGGTTCAGCATGGCCCGTCGTATGACTCTAGATTTCAACCTGCGTCAGGGTTTCTGCATTGCAAGATGCAATGTCCcagaagaggaaggagatgaacaagaagaacaagaagaacaagaagaacaagaagaacaagaacaagacgACGAAGAAGACGATGACGAAGAAGACGacgacgaagaagaagaagatgaagacgaAGAAGACgcgcaccaccaccaccacagcgACTCTGACGAGGAAGACGAATGCAAGTCCGAAAAAGGCTGCAGCGACGACAACGGCGAAGGAGAAGACGACGACGACCGAGACGACCAAGAAGAACAAGGATTCAACGCAGAACAAGAGGGTGGACAAGAAATGGGAGAAGAAGAcgaggaggacgaggagagGGAAACGTTTGTGTCGAGAAATGGCGAAATCGAATGGTCCTCGGACACGTATCATCATCAAAGAACAAGAAGACGAAGGAGAAGACCACACGCGCGCTACTCCTCCACAGAGCCGGTGTCCCACAGAGTACGCTGCCACGCGCGTCCACGACATAATCTCGGCGTTTGACCTGTTTGTCACACCGCGAATAATAGACATTGTGCTGGCCGCCACGAACCTCGAGAGTCTAAGGAAATTTGGCAACGACTGGAAATCGATGGACGCCACGGACCTGTGCGGATACACGGGGCTGCTGATCCTCGCCGGCGTGTACAGGTCCCGAAACGAGGCCTTGGAGAGCCTGTGGCACGAGGAGAACGGCAGGGCCATTTTCCGCGCCACGATGCCAATCAAGCGGTTGCACACGTTCTCGGGAGTGCTGCGATTTGACGGCCGCGAGACGAGAGCCGCCAGATGAGACTCGGACAAACTGGCACCCATACGAGACGTGTGGGACGAGTGGGCGCGGCGGCTGCCTCTCCTCTACAACCCGGGCGCGGACGTGACCGTGGACGAGCAGCTGGTTCCCTTTCGAGGTGGGAGTGCAGGCTAAACGGTTGTCCTTTGtccaaattccctctgcacgcaataaaTAGATCGGAGCCCATCAGAGAGTTGCCAGACTGACCCTCTGAGGCGCGCGTGTAGTTTGCTGCCTGTGGAGCGCGTGTGTACGTCGTGTTGTGTAGGCCACTTTATTTGCTCTTTTCACCGTGGCGCCGTGGTCTTCGTGTGggttttagctttgttttgcGCCGTTTCTTTTTGTCTACCTCATAGTTTAgaatgcttttgtgtgtgtgtgtgtgtgtgtgtgtgtgtgtgtgtgtgtgtgtgtgcctatgcGCACACggatgtttttaaagattttcttttgctttttgttATGCTTGTTCATTTTTATCTTCTTCTTGTTCTCATTTCGTCTCTTCACTCTTATTCGGCTCCCTCCGAGTCCTTTCCCTCTGTCCTTGTCATTCTCCTTCTTTGACGACACGTCCAACAACAACGACGACACCGacgacgacaacaacaacaaggtcGATGCTCCTTCCGCCAGTACATACCCAGCAAGCCCGGCAGGTATGGATTCAAGGTGTGGGTGGCCTGCGACGCCGTGTCCAGCTATGCGTGGAGCATGCAGGTCTACACGGGCAAGTCTGTGAGCGGCGAGCCCGAGAGGAATCAGGGCGCCCGGGTGGTGATGGACCTGACCGAGGGGCTGACGGGCCCCCGCAACGTGACGTGCAACAACTTTTTCACCTCCTACGAGCTGGCCCGGCGGCTCCTCCACGACAGGGACCTCACCGTGGTGGGCACGATGCGCAAAAACAGGCCCGAGCTGCTTTGCTCAACACCAAGGGCCGCGCGGCCCTCTCGTCCAAGTTCGCCTTCACGCCCACCGTCACTCTGGTGTCCTACGTGGCCAAGAGGAACAGGAACGTGGTGCTGCTGAGCACGTTGCACACGGGGGACGCGCGAGTCAGCGCCGCCAGGCACGCCAAACCCGAcatcatcctgcactacaacgGCACCAAGGGcggcgtggacaacctggacaAGCTCGTCGGCACGtacagctgccgcaggaagacGGCGCGCTGGCCCCTCGCCGTGTTCCACAACATCCTCGACGTGTCCGCCTACAACGCCTTTGTGCTCTGGCGAGAGCTCAGGCCCGAGTGGATGCGCGGCAAGCTCGACAAGAGGAGCGCCTTCCTCGAGCAGCTGGGCAGGGCGCTTGTGACTCCGCTCATCGCGAGACGGCGGCGTCTGCCTCGCACGCCAGCGTCGGCCGCGCTCGTCAAAGCCGTGGCGACGAGGCAAACCTCGTCGGGCGCTGGCGCCGGCCCCGGCGGCGGCGACGACGACGACAACGGCGACGACGAAGAGGATGCGCAACCGAGGGCGCAGAGAGTGCCCAGCAAGCGAAAGAGGTGTCAGCTCTGTCCAAAGCCGACGGAGCGCAAGACGCACACCGTGTGCGGCGGCTGCAAGAGATACATCTGCGGGAGCTGCACGCGAGCCTACTGCGCGGA
This genomic interval from Perca flavescens isolate YP-PL-M2 chromosome 13, PFLA_1.0, whole genome shotgun sequence contains the following:
- the LOC114566474 gene encoding claudin-like protein ZF-A89, with product MSSAGLQILGSFLAIIGFLGDIIICTLPMWKVSAFIGSNIVTAQTFWEGLWMNCVMQSTGQMQCKVYDSMLALPSDLQAARALVVISILVVLMGLLLTLAGGKCTNCIEDEEAKSKVAIAAGVFFIVGGILCLIPVSWSANTVISNFYNPILSDPQRRELGASLFIGWGSAGLLLIGGALLCCQCPQRKDSGYSVKYSAPRTAASGGAYV
- the LOC114566470 gene encoding claudin-like protein ZF-A89 gives rise to the protein MSSAGLQILGSFLAIIGFLGDIIICTLPMWKVSAFIGSNIVTAQTFWEGLWMNCVMQSTGQMQCKVYDSMLALPSDLQAARALVVISILVVLMGLLLTLAGGKCTNCIEDEEAKSKVAIAAGVFFIVGGILCLIPVSWSANTVISNFYNPILSDPQRRELGASLFIGWGSAGLLLIGGALLCCQCPQRKDSGYSVKYSAPRTAASGGAYV